The window CAGTGCGCCAATGCCTGAACCCCACGCCCAGGCAAGAATGGCAGCTTTCTGCGTGCTGATACCCATCAGACTTGCGCCCAGCCGGTTCTCTGAGCAAGCCCGCATCGCAATACCCGCTCTGGTCTTCTCGAAAAAAAACCATATGACGATGAGCACGAACATGGTAATGCCGATTATCCAGAGCACCTGCGACTGTAGCGTGGCACCCAGTACCTGTATCGGCGGGGCCGCAGAAAAGGGTGGAAGCACCGCGGACTCCTTGCCCCAGATAAGCAGCGCGGAGCCGCGCAGCGCCAGCGAGATTGCTATGGTCATGACAATGAGGTTGCCGACGGACGTGTTCTGGATAGGCCGGATGAGGATGCGCTCGACCAGCGCGCCGATCACCGTCGATACGACAATAGACACCCCAAGGGCGGCCGGCATCGGCAACCCCTTTGAAGTGAGCGTCACCATGGTCAGAGCGCCGATCACGAAGAATTCGCCCTGAGCGAAGCAGATCAGCAGCGAGACCTTATAGACGATCACGAGACTTACCGCCATGAGGGCGTACACGGCACCCGAGGTAAGCCCGCTGAAAAAAAACTGGACCAGGTACGAGAAATCGCCCAAAGAGGCCCTTTAACCCGCCCCTACTCGAGAACTGCCCACTTACCGTCCTTCACGGTGAGGAGAATCATATCTTCCGTGCGCGTGCCCTGATGGTCTGCAGGAGACATGTTGTACACGCCGTTGCAGCCGGCAAAGTTCTTGATGTTCTCGAGGGCATCGCGCAGTTTCACCGGGTCGTCAGACTTCGTAACCCTCACCCCTTCCGAAATCAGCGCGACTGCATCCGCCTGCTGTCCCGAGTAATAGTTCGCCGGCTCACCGTATTTCGCCTGGTAGGCCTTTGAGAATTCGACGACCACTTTCTTGACCGGGTCATTGTCCGCAAGAGTTGCGATTGCCATAATCTTGCCTGACGGCACAATGACCACGGTCGGTGTCTGGGCAACCAGTTTCAAGAAACCGGGCGTTGCATTACCGTGGCTCACGACGAGAGGTACGTTCATGCCCATCTGGGCCATGTTCCGCGCGAGCAGCGCCGCGGGCTCGCCCGTGGTGAATGCCATGATCGCCTGCGGTTTCAGGGTACGCAGCTTGGCGAGTTGTGCGGTCACGTCCGGTGCTTTGACATCAAACTTCTCCTCCCCCACAATGGTGATCTTATACGTGGGCGCGTGCTTCCTCGCGATGCCGGAACCCAGTTCTCCCAGCGGGCCGATGGGCATGAGCAACGCCACCTGGCTGATCCCCTTTTTCTGGAAATACATCATGGGACGGGAGATGGCGAAATCCGTCGGGTGTGCGTTGTTGAACGTGAAGGTCTCCTTTTCGGAAAGGGCATATCCTGATTGGATCACCGCAGGGACTTTTGATTTATTGGCAACGGATGATACGGCACCCGACACAACTGCGGTACCGGTTCCCATGAGGGCGACCACACCATCGCTTGAGATAAGCCTCTGGGCATGGCGTGTGGCGGTTTCCGGGGATGATTGATCATCATAAGTCACCAACTCCACCAGCCGGCCATTGACTCCGCCCGCTTTATTGATCATCTCCACCCTCACCTCGGCCCCCTTCTTCATGTACTCGCCTAGCCAAGAGAGATAACCGGTAAGAGGCACAATAAATCCTATCTTATAAGGCTTGGCTTGCGCCCACACCATGCTCAGGGCTCCTGCAGCAAACAGCAGGCATGTGACTGTCGCAACAACTGCAAGCATTTTTTTCATCCCGATCCTCCTCTTGAGTAAAATATGATAGGTTCCGCAAGTGCGCACAAAATCCAACATGGTGCGCATATCACCAAACAATTCCCATCAACTAAAAATCATAAAAGCTTTTTTCTGCTTACACTTATTTGGCGTCTTTAGCTTCCATCACGCTTTTTCTCAGCTCTCTCTTGAGAATCTTCCCTGCCGGACTCTTGGGAAGTTCGGAGACCGAGACATACTCCTTCGGTACTTTGAAGGGGGATAAACGCGATTTCAGGAAAGCCTTTATTTCTTCGGGCACGACTGTCTGGCCTTGCTTCGGCACAATGAAAGCGGCAACTCGTTCACCCCACTCTTTGTCAGGCAAACCAATGACCGCGCACTCTGCCACTTCCGCTCTGGCATAGAGCTGCTCTTCCACTTCGCGAGGATATACGTTTTCACCTCCCGTGATAATCATATCCTTCAGCCGATCGACGATGAACACATAACCGTCACTGTCAATCACTCCTATATCACCCGAACGGAACCATCCGTCATCCCAGAAGACGGATCGCGTCTCTTCCGGATTATTCAGGTACCCTCTCATGATGTTTGGACCGAGTATACAGATCTCGCCTTCCTCCCCCTGCTTCAGGCGGTTTCCTTTTAGATCCCTGATCTCGACCTCCACCAGGTGGACCGGGGTCCCTACCGAGCCTACGACATGCCTGTAGTAATGGTTATAGGTGACTGCGGACGCCGACTCCGTCATGCCGTACCCTTCAGAAATTGTGAAACCGGCGCGTTCCGTCCACTGTCTGATGATCTCTACCGGCAGACTGGCAGCGGCAGAAAAGCTGTACCGTACGCGGCCCAGTTTCTGCCTCAGATTCTCAAGAGTCAGAAGTCTCGTGAAGACAGTCGGTACTGCAAAGAGCTTGGTAATACGCCCTTTCCCTGTTGCCTCGAGCACCCGCTCCAGGTCAAATGTAGGCAATATCTCAAGACATCCCGCGCTGAGCATGGTTGCATTCATCACATGCATCTGACCAAACACATGATTGAACGGTAGAAAACAAAGCGCTCTGTCGTTTTCCGTCGATCGTTCGCTGTAGGCAACGTTGTGGGCAGATACGTTGATATTCTGATGGCTCAGCATTACGCCCTTAGGAATGCCTGTGGTGCCGCCTGTATAGAGAATGGCTGCTGTGTCGTCTCTCCCTCTATCGAGCGCGTTGAACGATCCCGATCCGGTATTCACCAGGTGCGCCATGTCCATGTCGCCATCAGGGCATATGATCTTTTCCAGGCCGGCAGAGCTCTTCAACTTCTCCAGTTCACCGAGCCTCTCTGTTCCTGCCAGTACAAAACGGGGCCTGGCGTGTTCGACGAGCAACTTCAACTCAGCACTCGTCAACAGAGCCGAGTACGTGACTGCCACCGCTCCAGACTTGAGTACGCCAAAGTAGAATGCCAGCCAGTCAGTAGAGTTCGGCGCGCACAGGCCAACGTGGTGGCCTGGCTTGATGCCCAACGTAATCAAAGCTGTCGCCACACGATTGGCGCGCTCGTTGAGTTGCGCGTATGTCGTATCGATCCCGCCTTCGCTGATTGCCGGGTGATCGGGGAAGAAGAATGCAGATCTCTCGAGATTGGCAGCAATGTTCATGAAAAGTCTCCCTTGGTAAGATGATCACGCTGATACGTTTAAGATAGATTACCATATTATCGCAGGGATTTTACAAGATACGGCTCCTTTTTCAAAAGAGCCCTGGCTGCTGAGGCGGTTTGGGCTTTTTCGGTTTTTCCTGCAGACTTTCCGCGATAACAAACTCTTTTGGAATCTCTCTGACAAAGCGCGAGGACACCCTGGAAAGCACCCGGCCATAGATCATTCGCTTTCGCGCGTGGAGCAGGAGGAGTTCATCCTTCGCTCGTGTCATGCCCACGTAAAAAAGCCTGCGCTCTTCTTCCACGTCCGCATCTCCTCTGGCGGGCACAAATGGCAAAAGGCTCTCTTCGCAGCCCGCGACAAAGACGACCTTGAATTCCAGGCCTTTCGCCATGTGAAGTGTCATCAGGGCTACAGCATCGACTTTCGGATTAAATGCGTCGGCAGAAGTAAAAAGCGTCAGTTCGTTAATAGTCTCGCTAATTGCTTTACGGGTGGGCAGATGCCGGTACACCTCAGCTATGGTGAAAAGCAGTTCCTTATCCTCCGCTCGGACTCCTGCTTCCCGCGCAAAGATCTGGAGTAGTTTGGCGAGTTCAAATTCTTCCGGGAGGGTATCCATGTGAGACCGCAACGTTTCAATGAGCTTCTTTTTACGGAAAGCGTGGCGCTCACCTACCAGCTGGCATGGTATACCCCATTGCTCGAAAGCCTGCCGCAGGACTCCGGCCTGCGTGTTTGTCCTGAAGAGCACGCTGAAATCTGAGAATGCGTACGAGGTCTCCATGTAGTCACGCGGAGTCTTGTTACCCACCATGCGAAAGTGGCTTGTGCCGCCAACACGGGACTCGATCTCCCTTACTATAAATTCCGCCTCGTCCATTTCATCGGAAGTCAAAACAGTTCTGATGAGAACCCCCGTTTCTTTCCGTGCCCTCACTTCCTTTTCCATCCTCTTGACGTTGTTCCTGATGACCATATCAGCGGCTGCCATAATTGTCCTGGTGGAACGAAAGTTCTCTCCAAGCACCACACTCGCCGAATCGGGAAAGTCTCTCCTGAAATCGAGGAAATTCTGAACGTCAGCGCCGCGGAATCCATAGATAGCCTGGTCGGAATCACCGACAGCGCAAAGAGTATTGAGAGGATGGGCCCCTGCGAGAGACTTTAGGAAACGATACTGGGCAGCGGCTATGTCCTGATACTCGTCGACAATGATGTGTTTCGGTACATTGCTAAAACGCCGGGCAGCGCGGCCAGTTTCAAAGAGATTGACAGGGAGAAGAATGAGGTCATCGAAATCGCGCATCGCGTTACGGCGCAACTCGTTCTCATAAGCTTCGTATACCCGCTGCATCTCCGGATCAGGTTCCTCGATCGAATTCTTTAGTCTCGATATTTTTTC is drawn from Syntrophorhabdales bacterium and contains these coding sequences:
- a CDS encoding ABC transporter substrate-binding protein, whose amino-acid sequence is MKKMLAVVATVTCLLFAAGALSMVWAQAKPYKIGFIVPLTGYLSWLGEYMKKGAEVRVEMINKAGGVNGRLVELVTYDDQSSPETATRHAQRLISSDGVVALMGTGTAVVSGAVSSVANKSKVPAVIQSGYALSEKETFTFNNAHPTDFAISRPMMYFQKKGISQVALLMPIGPLGELGSGIARKHAPTYKITIVGEEKFDVKAPDVTAQLAKLRTLKPQAIMAFTTGEPAALLARNMAQMGMNVPLVVSHGNATPGFLKLVAQTPTVVIVPSGKIMAIATLADNDPVKKVVVEFSKAYQAKYGEPANYYSGQQADAVALISEGVRVTKSDDPVKLRDALENIKNFAGCNGVYNMSPADHQGTRTEDMILLTVKDGKWAVLE
- a CDS encoding AMP-binding protein, which translates into the protein MNIAANLERSAFFFPDHPAISEGGIDTTYAQLNERANRVATALITLGIKPGHHVGLCAPNSTDWLAFYFGVLKSGAVAVTYSALLTSAELKLLVEHARPRFVLAGTERLGELEKLKSSAGLEKIICPDGDMDMAHLVNTGSGSFNALDRGRDDTAAILYTGGTTGIPKGVMLSHQNINVSAHNVAYSERSTENDRALCFLPFNHVFGQMHVMNATMLSAGCLEILPTFDLERVLEATGKGRITKLFAVPTVFTRLLTLENLRQKLGRVRYSFSAAASLPVEIIRQWTERAGFTISEGYGMTESASAVTYNHYYRHVVGSVGTPVHLVEVEIRDLKGNRLKQGEEGEICILGPNIMRGYLNNPEETRSVFWDDGWFRSGDIGVIDSDGYVFIVDRLKDMIITGGENVYPREVEEQLYARAEVAECAVIGLPDKEWGERVAAFIVPKQGQTVVPEEIKAFLKSRLSPFKVPKEYVSVSELPKSPAGKILKRELRKSVMEAKDAK
- a CDS encoding UvrD-helicase domain-containing protein, producing the protein MPGILEGLNESQKQAVTAAVKHLLVIAGPGTGKTLTIVRRIAYLLQQGVPPDQIIAVTFTNRAAREMRERIETYVGLRSVEMFVGTFHVLGLTILRESLSEQFAVCTREDQIDLLKQIVGSSTKARSSLEKISRLKNSIEEPDPEMQRVYEAYENELRRNAMRDFDDLILLPVNLFETGRAARRFSNVPKHIIVDEYQDIAAAQYRFLKSLAGAHPLNTLCAVGDSDQAIYGFRGADVQNFLDFRRDFPDSASVVLGENFRSTRTIMAAADMVIRNNVKRMEKEVRARKETGVLIRTVLTSDEMDEAEFIVREIESRVGGTSHFRMVGNKTPRDYMETSYAFSDFSVLFRTNTQAGVLRQAFEQWGIPCQLVGERHAFRKKKLIETLRSHMDTLPEEFELAKLLQIFAREAGVRAEDKELLFTIAEVYRHLPTRKAISETINELTLFTSADAFNPKVDAVALMTLHMAKGLEFKVVFVAGCEESLLPFVPARGDADVEEERRLFYVGMTRAKDELLLLHARKRMIYGRVLSRVSSRFVREIPKEFVIAESLQEKPKKPKPPQQPGLF
- a CDS encoding branched-chain amino acid ABC transporter permease, with protein sequence MGDFSYLVQFFFSGLTSGAVYALMAVSLVIVYKVSLLICFAQGEFFVIGALTMVTLTSKGLPMPAALGVSIVVSTVIGALVERILIRPIQNTSVGNLIVMTIAISLALRGSALLIWGKESAVLPPFSAAPPIQVLGATLQSQVLWIIGITMFVLIVIWFFFEKTRAGIAMRACSENRLGASLMGISTQKAAILAWAWGSGIGALAGMAVAPLFFMQYGSGLMPMVKGFIAMSIGGLASIAGAVIAGFLLGIVEAYTIGLLSSQFSDTIVFTILLILLFFRPSGLFSASGRREV